GGAGGTGTTGGACTTCTTCTGGCGGCGGCGGTCGACGCGGTCGTCGTAGCCGTAGCCCTGGTCGTCCGGGCCTCCCATGGGCGGCAGCATCGTCGTGGCGCCGGCGCCCGCGTCGGCGCGCAGGGCCGTCGTCGGCTGGTCGTCCGGGTAGCCGCCGTAGCCGACCGAACCCATGGCCGCGGTGGCCCCGACCGGCTGGCCGTCGAGGCAGGCCTCGATGTCGGCGCGCATCTCGTCGGCCGACTGGTACCGGTAGTTCGGGTCCTTGACCAGCGCCTTCAGGACGATGGCATCCATCTCCGGCGTGATCTCGGGGTCGAAGACGGACGGCGGCTGCGCCTCCTCGCGGACGTGCTGGTACGCCACCGCGACCGGGGAGTCGCCGACGAACGGCGGGCGGACCGTCAGCAGCTCGTACAGCAGACAGCCCGTCGAGTACAGGTCGGACCGAGCGTCCACCTGCTCGCCCTTGGCCTGCTCCGGCGACAGGTACTGCGCCGTGCCGATGACCGCCGCGGTCTGCGTCATGGTCATGCCGGAGTCGCCCATGGCGCGGGCGATGCCGAAGTCCATGACCTTGACCTGGCCGTTGCGCGTGAGCATGACGTTGGCCGGCTTGATGTCGCGGTGGACGATGCCGTTCCGGTGGGCGTACTCCAGGCCCTGGAGGATGCCGATGGTCATCTCCATCGCGCGCTCTGGCAGGAGCTTGCGACCGGAGTGCAGGAGTTCGCGCAGCGTGGAGCCGTCGACGTACTCCATCACGATGTACGGGATCGAGACCCCGTCGATGTAGTCCTCGCCCGTGTCGTAGACCGCGACGATCGCGGGATGGTTGAGCGAGGCGGCCGACTGGGCCTCCCGGCGGAACCGGGCCTGGAAGGACGGGTCGCGCGCGAGGTCGGCGCGCAGCGTCTTCACCGCCACGGTGCGGCCGAGCCGGGTGTCATGCGCGAGGTATACCTCCGCCATGCCACCACGGCCGAGCACCTGGCCCAGCTCGTACCGGCCGCCGAGGCGACGCGGCTCTTCCATGCTTCCTACCAGCCCTCTCCGTCGGTCCCGACCGACACGGGTGTGCGGTCGGAGGCTGCCGTCCGGGCCTACCGTACCCGGCTAGCTTTGTGTGACCTGGCCAAGTGCGTCACCCGATACAGGACCGGTATCGCAACGTGCACCGATGTGAAGGCGACGTGAGCGGGGTCACTTCTTGGAGCCGATGACCGCCTCCATCACACTCTTCGCGATCGGGGCGGCCAGACCGCCACCGGAGATGTCGTCACGGTTGGCTTTGTCGTCCTCGATGACCACGGCCACGGCGACGGGCTTCGAGCCGTCGCCGAGCTTGGCGTAGGAGATGAACCAGGCGTACGGGTTCTCGCTGTTCTCCACACCGTGCTGGGCGGTACCGGTCTTGCCGCCCACGGTGACGCCGTTGATCTGCGCCTTCGTACCCGTGCCCTGCTTGACGACCGTCTCCATCATGGACTGCAGGACCTGAGCGTTCTTCGCCGACAGGGGCTG
The sequence above is drawn from the Streptomyces sp. SLBN-31 genome and encodes:
- the pknB gene encoding Stk1 family PASTA domain-containing Ser/Thr kinase gives rise to the protein MEEPRRLGGRYELGQVLGRGGMAEVYLAHDTRLGRTVAVKTLRADLARDPSFQARFRREAQSAASLNHPAIVAVYDTGEDYIDGVSIPYIVMEYVDGSTLRELLHSGRKLLPERAMEMTIGILQGLEYAHRNGIVHRDIKPANVMLTRNGQVKVMDFGIARAMGDSGMTMTQTAAVIGTAQYLSPEQAKGEQVDARSDLYSTGCLLYELLTVRPPFVGDSPVAVAYQHVREEAQPPSVFDPEITPEMDAIVLKALVKDPNYRYQSADEMRADIEACLDGQPVGATAAMGSVGYGGYPDDQPTTALRADAGAGATTMLPPMGGPDDQGYGYDDRVDRRRQKKSNTSTILLVVAGILVLVGAILIGKWAFGGGGAGNGTVQVPNLVSLKLTDAEKQLTNSDLKVGSVTKKPCEAQAKGTVCSQDPSKESEVKKGTSVNLVVSTGAPKVQVPGVVGLSLADAKQKLEGDDYNFRVETKTRESSQPANQVLEQDPIGGKEVEKGSTITLTIAKAPSTVAVPDVTGKSCDDAKAALSNVGLNGNCVNTPTTDDNQVGKAISTNPSNGTPVKKNTAVQISIGQKQQQTAVPSVVGQRVKDAKKALQQAGFNNIQFANGSDQSDDAFVIQQDPQANTGVDDPGNTTITLVTVGGGGNNGGNNGGIFG